The DNA region TTGCTGCCGTTTTATCCTGACAGCGGATGATACAAGCACTCAATTATGCATCAATAACCGGTAATTCCTCAAGAACCGATGCGGATCATTACGCTGACCATCTACAGAGAAAAATTTTTTTGACGCACTCCGAAATATCAGTCTTTAGTAGGAGGTCAACCATGTTGAGGTTCTTATAATTAAGAATGGAAAGGAGAGCCATAGCATGACTCAAGATGGATATCTTTATAGACAAATTGGAGGTTGAAAAGGTTGAAGCAAGAAAGAAGCACCCATGCACCAAGCCTGCTTCACAATCGGTTCCTGCAGACGATTTTATTATCAAGCGTGCTTCTGCAGATCGGGATCTGGGTACGTAATTTCGCCATTCTTTTGTACGTTGCGGATCGGACCAATAATGATCCATACGCCATTTCTTTAATTAGCGTGGCGGAATTCGCGCCTATTTTTGTGTTCTCGTTCATTGGCGGTACATTTGCCGACCGTTGGCGGCCGAAACGAACGATGATTTGGTGCGATTTATTATCCGCGGTATCGGTATTCGCAGTGCTTCTGACCATCCATTACGGTTCATGGCAATTCGTCTACCTGGTCGCGTTCATCTCGGCAATTCTTTCGCAGTTCTCGCAGCCTTCAAGCATGCGGTTGTTCAAGTACCATGTTCCTGAGGAACAGCTGCAGCAAGGGATGGCTCTATTCCAATCGCTGATGGCCATCTTTATGGTGCTTGGCCCGATGCTTGGCACCTTCGTATACAGTACGTTTGGACTGGAAATATCGATCGCTGTCATGGGCGTGGTTTTTTTGCTGTCCGCGCTAGTTCTCGTCCGCCTGCCTGAGGATAATTTGAAGCCGCAAACGGCCGCAGTAAAAGGGCAATTCCGCAAAGATTTTGCCGAAGGCTTTCGCTATGTTTGGCAAAGCCAAGTTCTGCGCATGCTCGGACTCGCATTTATTCTCGCGGGACTCGCTGTTGGCGTAGCCCAAGCGCTCAATCTGTTTATCGTAACGGAGCGTCTGGGACGAAGCGAGGAGTTCCTGCAGTACCTGCTGATGGTCAATGGCGGAGCCATGCTGATCGGCGGCGGGGTTGTCGCAGTTTTTGCCAAGAAGGTTCCGCCTCAGCTTCTTCTTGCTGTGGGCATGCTGTCAGGAGCGGTCTGCACGGCCATCGTCGGTTATTCGACGAGCGTTCCGGTCACGCTGGCCGTGCAATTTGTAAATGGGCTGGTTTTCCCTTGCATCCATATCGGAATCAGCACCATGATCCTGAAATGGTCACATGCTTCCATTGTCGGCCGCGTAAATGGAGTTCTGAATCCGATGTTCGTCGGCATGATGGTCATATCCATGTCGTTCGCCGGCGCGCTAAAGGATGCTTTCTCGCTGAGCACGATCTATGGCGGAGCAGGAATCTTATTCCTTCTTGGTGCGTTGGTCATGGTGCCGATCATGAAGCAAAAAGCGCCTGAGCATGTACTTACTGCGCAAGAGACGTAATCTTGCTGGATTTAAAAAGATTGCGATGATAATGAAAACAAATCGTAGAAGAAATACGCGAAGGCAGCCGGTCTGATGATCTGCTGCCTTTTCATTTGCTAGCTGCAGGATCCTGTGGTGGTAAAGTCGAAAATAACGGTGTAACCATTTACTAACAAATGCACGGACACAATGCTTTTATCTCATTTTGCAGGAAGAATAAAATCATATTTAGCGACGGAGGAATAAGATGGAGTCGAAGGATGAGCGTACTTCAAACGATCAGATCATGGAATCAATCCGAAGTTTAACCGGGAACGATGCTAAGACTTTCTTGAACCTTATCTACGCACTTTTGAAAGATAACACGAATCCGAGCGAGCATTTGGTTTCACAGGTTTTATCCATTTACGAGAAAAAGATACCGAGAGTGGTAAAGGCAAGACAGGATCGGAGCAGTGGCTAAGCTGCTATAAATCCAAAGGCCATGTCGTAAAGATCCCTTTCAGAATGTCCGTGTGACAGAGGAGAAGGGGATCTTTCATTCTTCTACAGAATCACTCGTGCTGCCGCCTCTAGTTTGTATCCGTTCGTTGAACCAATAATTATACATAAAAAATGAAGCCTCGAAACCCTTGTCTCCCTTTATTACTTACTTGCAGGTTAGTATCTCACTTACAAGTACGTACTTCCGGATTGCACAGTGTTTCCTCTACAATGCTCGTGTAAGCAAACCAATACGTTCATAAGGAGAGATCAACCATATGGAACTTCAATTGGCATTGGATTTAGTGAACATTCCGGAAGCGAAGCAAGTGGTGGCCGAGGTAGGCGAACATATTGATATCGTAGAAATCGGCACGCCGGTCGTCATTAACGAAGGGCTGCATGCCGTGAAAGCGATCAAGGAGGCCTTCCCGCATTTGCGAGTGCTGGCTGACCTCAAAATCATGGATGCCGGCGGATATGAGGTAATGAAAGCATCCGAAGCTGGTGCGGATATCATAACGGTGCTGGGGGTATCCGACGATTCCACGATTAAAGGTGCCGTGGCCGAAGCCCGGAAACAGGGGAAGCAGGTCATGGTGGATATGATTAATGTAAAAGACATTGAGGGCAGGGCACAGGAGCTTGATGCCTTCGGCGTGGATTATATTTGCGTCCATTCGGGCTATGACCACCAGGCGGAAGGCAAGAATTCCTTCGAGGAATTGGCAGCCATCAAACGTGTCGTTAAACATGCCAAAACCGCCGTTGCGGGAGGAATCAAGCTGGAGACTCTTCCTGAAGCCATTCAAGCGAAGCCGGATCTCGTCATCGTTGGCGGTGGAATCACGGGTCAATCCGATAAGAAGAGCGTGGCCGCTAAAATGAATCAATTGGTTAAGGATGCCTAACCAGGTGAGCAATCCAATCTTTAGGCAGGCCGTCCTAATCGCCAAAGAGCTATCCGAATCCGTACAGAAGCTCGAAGCCGTCCAGATTGAAGCGTTGATCGAACGAATCCTGCATGCCGATGCCGTCTTTGTAGCGGGTGGGGGCAGATCCGGTCTGGTGATGCGAACCTTTGCCATGCGGTTAATGCAGATGGGATTTAACGTTCACGTCGTGGGCGACACAGTTACTCCAGCCATCCGGCCAGGCGACTTGCTTGTTATCGGTTCAGGTTCAGGAGAGACGCCGAGCCTGGTTGCGATGGCCCAGAAAGCCAAGCAAATCGGCTCGAACGTAGCCGTCCTAACAATCCGGCCCGAATCCCGGATCGGGAAGCTTTCCGATGCGATCGTGCACCTGCCGGGAAGTACGAAGGATCAGCACGAGCATGCTCTCGTGACCGTTCAGCCGATGGCGTCTCTGTTTGAGCAGACGATGCTGATTGTGCTGGATTCCATCATTTTGCGATTAATGGAAGTAAGCGAGCTCCAATCGGACCAGATGTTCAGCCTGCATGCCAATCTGGAGTAGGCCACACCGAGACGCAGTATGTTCCGCTTTGATGGGATCTCCGTGACCGTTGTATACTATTAAGAAAGAAGGGGTGATATTTATGGCAAATGAAGTCAAGAAACGGATAAATCTCAAAGAAATTAACTGCCATAAGGAGCTAACCCTGGCGGTCATCGGAGGCAAGTGGAAGCTGATCATCCTGTGGCATCTTGGATTGGAGGGCGTTAAACGCTTCGGCGAGCTGAACCGAATGATTCCCCACATCACGCAGAAAATGCTGACGAACCAGCTTCGTGAACTGGAGGAGGATCAGCTGGTCCAACGCGTCGTTTACCCCGAGGTTCCGCCTCGAGTCGAATATTCGTTAACACCTTACGGGGAGAGCTTAATGCCCATCTTGAAACTGATGTACGATTGGGGAAAGGATTACGGCGAACAGGTCGTCTGGACCAAATGATGGAGCACTTATGCGTTCTAAGAAACAAAGGGGCCGCATGCGGCATTTCATTATCAATATAATCAGCAGGCAGGCATGCGCAAATAGAACCACCCGTTAATCGGGTGGTTCTATTGTCGTTGCCGACTTATTCCTCATTGCGTTTTCGGTGCGTCAATGAAATGAATCTCCGGCTGCCAATTCATTGCGAAATCACTCATCCCGTTTATCATGATTCTGAACTTACCGCCAGGAAGCTCGCCGGCCAGCTTGGACAGCCCTTTGGGGGTAATCTGAATCATAACGGCGCGTTTATCCTGCGTGATTCCTGACTCGAAGTCTTCTCCGTCCACTAACGGGAAGATATCGATGGAATTTTGGCCGAAATCGCCGTTAGCGGAGTAATCCACCTGGACCCTCAGTGGAATGGTCTGAGGATAGGAATATACCGGTTCAGCGGATTGGAATAAGAAGATCCCTTGAGCGCTGTCGTAGGTTACTCCCGTAACTGTCGGGGGCTCGGAATCAAACCGGATAGGCAATTCGATCTTACCCGCTTCGGCATCCTTCTCGAATACCTTAAAGATGAGAGAGACCGGGCGGTCTTGATCAACATTCGGAACTGGCGCTACCTGGATGCCCTGATCACCGCCAGTCAACTGGATGAGCGACGGATCGGAAGTCTCGATCTCGATATGTCCAATCGTTTCGCCTTCTGACTGAATCTGGAACCCGTAAGCGACAGGATCATAATGGATTTCCAGTTCTGTGAAAGCATCGTCTCTCGTTACCTCAATCAAGTTTCCAATATTCCTTATATCATATCGGTCTTCCTCCAATGAGGAGTCCGTAATTCGTGCTGACATACCATTCACGCTCAACCTGTTGCTGTTTAACACAAACGATGCATTTTCCTCAGCCGGGGAGATCTTGAGGGGCTTTAGTCGACTCTTCTTAAAGGCTTCGATTTGTTGGTATAGTTGGTTATAAGCACTGGCTAGGCGCTCTATCGTCGAATTTGGGCTGTCCGCAACAGAGTAAGCGTTCAGGATCGCTTGGTCCAATTGCTCGAACGCAAACGGCGGGTATGTATCGGACGTGTTCCCTGGAGTTGAGTTGTCGCGGAGCGTCTCGGCTGATGCAATCAGCTCCTCTAGCAGACTTCTTACGTTGTCCGGCAAATATTGAACCGCGGTCGGCCCGAAAGCTGGCGATGGCTTGCCGTTGGCGCTGCGGACGACGGTCGAGGCTGATAACGGAGCATACACGACTTCCACCGGCCTTGCCATAGGCTGCGGCTCGGCAAGAGTAACGAGAATATATTGCCCCGTAATCTCAATCCGTTTAATTTCTTGCGGCAATCTCAGCTCTCCATCCTTGGTATATATGGATATTTCATTGACACTTGGTACGTAGAGGGGGTTAAGTGTCTCGTCGTAAGCGATCGCGAGTGACCGTCCATCGAAAAAATGCAGCGTTGGCTGCTTCATCTGTGGTGCGGAAAGGGTAATCTTACCGGAAGGCGCCGACACATTGCCGGCAGCATCGACCGCATACACTTTGTAATCGCCCGGTGACAGATTTGAGGTTGCAATCTGCGTTTCGGTTTGAGCAGCGGCAACGATGGTTTTGTTGGCAAGCTTGTCGGTGACAAAGGATTCAAGCTGGGCTTTCGTGGATGCGTTCAATGAATATGGAACGAAGTAAACGATA from Paenibacillus ihbetae includes:
- a CDS encoding S-layer homology domain-containing protein — protein: MDFIISLGGFYLKRKLIVKVMTTAALLSACAYPVHGASISLNDINQSYAKDAILELVEQGVIAGKGNGKFDPTGKIERQDFAIILAKALKLDVYSSPDKPTFKDVPEDHYAYAFVEAAVKAGLIKGVGNESLGLGQNLTRQDMAVFLIRALSVADIGKVEIGDMDSNLKFSDAASIADYAKYYVAAAVELGIMKGINDEIFNPTGQADRQSVVLAASRLLKVKEQIETPSEPPVQTPGPDEQTPPPPEKPTQNPTPPTGGSGGGSTAPSNPNPGGNPSTPDTTAPTVWLLSADALVVGENVAVTSSETGIVYFVPYSLNASTKAQLESFVTDKLANKTIVAAAQTETQIATSNLSPGDYKVYAVDAAGNVSAPSGKITLSAPQMKQPTLHFFDGRSLAIAYDETLNPLYVPSVNEISIYTKDGELRLPQEIKRIEITGQYILVTLAEPQPMARPVEVVYAPLSASTVVRSANGKPSPAFGPTAVQYLPDNVRSLLEELIASAETLRDNSTPGNTSDTYPPFAFEQLDQAILNAYSVADSPNSTIERLASAYNQLYQQIEAFKKSRLKPLKISPAEENASFVLNSNRLSVNGMSARITDSSLEEDRYDIRNIGNLIEVTRDDAFTELEIHYDPVAYGFQIQSEGETIGHIEIETSDPSLIQLTGGDQGIQVAPVPNVDQDRPVSLIFKVFEKDAEAGKIELPIRFDSEPPTVTGVTYDSAQGIFLFQSAEPVYSYPQTIPLRVQVDYSANGDFGQNSIDIFPLVDGEDFESGITQDKRAVMIQITPKGLSKLAGELPGGKFRIMINGMSDFAMNWQPEIHFIDAPKTQ
- a CDS encoding MFS transporter, yielding MKQERSTHAPSLLHNRFLQTILLSSVLLQIGIWVRNFAILLYVADRTNNDPYAISLISVAEFAPIFVFSFIGGTFADRWRPKRTMIWCDLLSAVSVFAVLLTIHYGSWQFVYLVAFISAILSQFSQPSSMRLFKYHVPEEQLQQGMALFQSLMAIFMVLGPMLGTFVYSTFGLEISIAVMGVVFLLSALVLVRLPEDNLKPQTAAVKGQFRKDFAEGFRYVWQSQVLRMLGLAFILAGLAVGVAQALNLFIVTERLGRSEEFLQYLLMVNGGAMLIGGGVVAVFAKKVPPQLLLAVGMLSGAVCTAIVGYSTSVPVTLAVQFVNGLVFPCIHIGISTMILKWSHASIVGRVNGVLNPMFVGMMVISMSFAGALKDAFSLSTIYGGAGILFLLGALVMVPIMKQKAPEHVLTAQET
- the hxlA gene encoding 3-hexulose-6-phosphate synthase; this encodes MELQLALDLVNIPEAKQVVAEVGEHIDIVEIGTPVVINEGLHAVKAIKEAFPHLRVLADLKIMDAGGYEVMKASEAGADIITVLGVSDDSTIKGAVAEARKQGKQVMVDMINVKDIEGRAQELDAFGVDYICVHSGYDHQAEGKNSFEELAAIKRVVKHAKTAVAGGIKLETLPEAIQAKPDLVIVGGGITGQSDKKSVAAKMNQLVKDA
- a CDS encoding winged helix-turn-helix transcriptional regulator, which codes for MANEVKKRINLKEINCHKELTLAVIGGKWKLIILWHLGLEGVKRFGELNRMIPHITQKMLTNQLRELEEDQLVQRVVYPEVPPRVEYSLTPYGESLMPILKLMYDWGKDYGEQVVWTK
- the hxlB gene encoding 6-phospho-3-hexuloisomerase gives rise to the protein MSNPIFRQAVLIAKELSESVQKLEAVQIEALIERILHADAVFVAGGGRSGLVMRTFAMRLMQMGFNVHVVGDTVTPAIRPGDLLVIGSGSGETPSLVAMAQKAKQIGSNVAVLTIRPESRIGKLSDAIVHLPGSTKDQHEHALVTVQPMASLFEQTMLIVLDSIILRLMEVSELQSDQMFSLHANLE